One Sporomusaceae bacterium FL31 DNA window includes the following coding sequences:
- a CDS encoding nucleotide pyrophosphohydrolase: MFEAIHLPKLNNLSPTLQSTLLKIMEEAGELARAVLHFLPYEQQPHAKVFSELLGEVSGELLDVAQTCVTMIFVMEDCYGIQAEALIDVHLTKLEAKGYGFDKSQCYRIETAGNFKYMALPRLNLDQVTLLTTVCKIQEEIGELTQYLGKKAGASGEKQELSNDAALRGCACELLDVAQCCFTMMYILAERYQVDIKTLTQDHVAKLRRKGYCA, from the coding sequence ATGTTTGAAGCCATTCATCTGCCAAAACTAAATAATCTCTCGCCAACCCTGCAATCCACCTTGTTAAAAATCATGGAAGAAGCCGGTGAACTGGCTCGCGCTGTGTTGCATTTCCTTCCTTATGAGCAGCAGCCTCATGCCAAAGTATTTTCTGAGCTGCTGGGGGAAGTTTCTGGCGAACTTTTAGATGTAGCACAAACTTGTGTCACCATGATTTTTGTTATGGAAGATTGTTATGGGATTCAGGCTGAGGCGCTTATTGATGTTCATTTAACCAAACTTGAGGCTAAAGGGTATGGCTTTGATAAATCACAATGCTATCGTATTGAAACGGCTGGCAACTTTAAATATATGGCTCTGCCGCGACTAAATCTCGATCAAGTTACGTTATTGACTACAGTTTGTAAAATACAGGAAGAAATAGGCGAGTTAACTCAATATCTGGGCAAAAAAGCCGGCGCTTCTGGTGAAAAACAAGAATTATCCAATGATGCCGCACTGCGCGGTTGTGCTTGTGAGCTTCTGGATGTTGCTCAGTGTTGTTTTACAATGATGTATATTTTGGCAGAAAGATACCAAGTTGATATAAAAACACTCACCCAAGATCATGTTGCCAAGTTAAGGCGAAAGGGATACTGCGCATAG